From the Oncorhynchus nerka isolate Pitt River linkage group LG28, Oner_Uvic_2.0, whole genome shotgun sequence genome, one window contains:
- the LOC115113739 gene encoding importin-7-like, with protein sequence MDPNVLIEALRGTMDPNLREAAERQLNEGHTQVNFVSALLQVTMSDQLDLPVRQAGVIYLKNMVTQHWSEGDGTSTETPVNNIPEEDRQFIRDNIVEAIIHSPERIRVQLTTCIHHMIKQDYPGKWTAIVDKIGFYLQSDNSAGWLGILLCLYQLVKNYEYKKPDERSPLVAAMQIFMPMLKDRFIQLLPDPSSESVLVQKQIFKILYALFQYNLPLELINRQNLTEWMEILKTVVDRDVPPETLQVDEDERPELPWWKCKKWALHILARLFERYGSPGNTTKEYTEFADLFLKGYAVAAQQVLLKVLYQYKEKQYVAPRVLQQTLNYINQGIAHAVTWKNLKPHIQGIIQDVVFPLMCYTDSDQELWEEDPYEYIRMKFDVFEDFISPTTAAQTLLFTSCNKRKEVLQKTMGFCYQILTEPTSDPRKKDGALHMIGSLAEILLKKKVYKDQMEFMLQNHVFTLFRSELGYMRARACWVLHYFCEVKFKSDQNLQTALELTRLCLINDNEMPVKVEAAIALQVLISNQEKAKEYITPFIRPVMQALLHIVRETENDDLTNVIQKMICEYSEEVTPIAVEMTQHLAMTFNQVIQTGPDEEGGDDKAVTAMGILNTIDTLLSVVEDHKEITQQLEGICLQVIGTVLQQHVLEFYEEILSLAHSLTCQQVSQQMWQLLPLVFEVFQQDGFDYFTDMMPLLHNYVTVDTDTLLSDTKYLEIIYSMCKKVLTGDPGEDPECHAAKLLEVVILQCKGRGIDQVVPLFVAAALERLTREVKTSELRTMCLQVAIAALYYSPPLLLNTLENLRFPNNTEPITNHFISQWLKDVDCFLGLHDRKICVLGLCALIDLEHRPQAVNQVAGQLLPAAILLFNGLKRAYACQAENENEDEDEDGDGEEDEENVELGSDEDDIDEEGQEYLEMLAKHAGEDGDDEDWDEDDAEETALEGYTTAVDDEDNLVDEYQIFKAILQNIQTRDPAWYQALTQTLDEEQGKHLHDIGTLADQRRAAHESKMIEKHGGYKFTVPEVVPTNFNFGGNAPGMN encoded by the exons gGGTGATCTACCTAAAGAACATGGTGACCCAGCACTGGAGCGAGGGGGACGGTACCAGCACGGAGACTCCTGTCAATAACAtaccagaggaggacaggcaGTTTATCCGTGACAACATTGTGGAGGCAATCATCCACTCCCCCGAGCGCATCAG AGTGCAGCTGACGACATGCATCCACCACATGATTAAACAAGACTACCCCGGCAAGTGGACAGCCATCGTGGACAAGATTGGCTTCTACCTGCAGTCAGATAACAGTGCCGGCTGGCTGGGCATCCTGCTCTGCCTCTACCAGCTGGTTAAAAACTATGA GTACAAGAAGCCAGACGAGCGCAGTCCTCTGGTGGCGGCCATGCAGATCTTCATGCCCATGCTGAAGGACCGCTTCATCCAGCTGCTCCCTGACCCCTCCAGTGAATCTGTCCTGGTGCAAAAACAGATCTTCAAGATCCTCTACGCCCTCTTCCAG TATAACCTCCCCCTGGAGCTGATCAACCGACAGAACCTGACTGAGTGGATGGAGATCCTGAAGACAGTGGTGGACAGAGACGTGCCTCCG GAGACCTTGCAGGTGGATGAGGACGAGAGACCTGAGCTGCCCTGGTGGAAGTGTAAGAAGTGGGCCCTCCACATCCTAGCCAGGCTCTTTGAGAG GTATGGTAGCCCAGGCAACACTACCAAAGAGTACACAGAGTTTGCCGATCTCTTCCTCAAGGGATACGCAGTGGCAGCACAACAG GTGCTGCTGAAGGTCTTATATCAGTACAAGGAGAAGCAATACGTGGCTCCCAGAGTCCTCCAGCAGACACTCAACTATATTAACCAGGGAATCGCACACGCTGTCACCTGGAAGAACCTGAAGCCACATATCCAGGGCATCATTCAGGACGTGGTTTTCCCCCTCATGTGCTACACGGACAGTGACCAGGAGTTGTGGGAGGAGGACCCATACGAGTACATTCGCATGAAGTTTG atgTGTTTGAGGATTTCATCTCTCCCACCACGGCAGCTCAGACCCTGCTCTTCACCTCCTGCAACAAGAGGAAAGAA GTTCTTCAGAAAACCATGGGCTTCTGTTATCAGATTCTCACTGAGCCCACCTCTGACCCCAGGAAGAAGGACGGAGCGCTGCACATGATTGGCTCTCTGGCTGAAATCCTGCTCAAG AAAAAGGTCTATAAAGACCAGATGGAGTTCATGCTGCAGAACCACGTCTTCACTCTGTTCCGCAGTGAGCTGGGCTATATGAGAGCCAGA GCCTGTTGGGTCCTTCATTACTTCTGTGAGGTCAAGTTTAAGAGTGACCAGAACCTGCAGACAGCCCTGGAGCTGACCCGCCTCTGCCTGATCAACGACAACGAGATGCCTGTTAAAGTGGAGGCAGCCATCGCCCTGCAGGTCCTCATAAGCAACCAGGAGAAAG CCAAAGAGTATATCACTCCCTTCATCCGGCCTGTGATGCAGGCCCTCTTGCACATTGTGCGTGAAACGGAGAACGATGACCTCACTAACGTCATCCAGAAGATGATCTGCGAGTACAGCGAAGAGGTCACGCCCATCGCTGTGGAGATGACACAGCACTTG GCGATGACCTTCAACCAGGTCATCCAGACGGGGCCTGACGAGGAGGGAGGGGACGACAAGGCGGTGACAGCCATGGGCATCCTCAACACTATCGACACACTGCTCAGTGTGGTGGAGGACCACAAAGAG ATCACCCAGCAGCTGGAGGGCATATGTCTGCAGGTGATTGGCACAGTCCTGCAGCAGCACGTCCTGG AGTTCTACGAGGAGATCCTGTCTCTGGCACACAGCCTGACCTGCCAGCAGGTGTCCCAACAGATGTGGCAGCTCCTCCCCTTGGTGTTTGAGGTCTTCCAGCAGGATGGCTTTGACTACTTCACAG ACATGATGCCTCTCCTTCACAACTACGTCACGGTTGACACAGACACTCTCCTGTCTGACACTAAATACCTGGAGATAATCTACAGCATGTGCAAGAAG GTTCTGACTGGCGATCCAGGTGAGGATCCAGAGTGTCATGCAGCCAAGCTGTTGGAGGTGGTTATTCTGCAGTGCAAAGGGCGCGGAATTGATCAG GTTGTTCCCTTGTTTGTggcggctgcgctggagaggctGACGAGGGAGGTGAAGACCAGTGAACTGAGGACCATGTGTCTGCAAGTGGCCATCGCTGCCCTGTACTACAGCCCCCCTCTGCTGCTCAACACCCTGGAGAACCTGCGCTTCCCAAACAACACTGAGCCCATCACCAACCACTTCATCTCCCAGTGGCTCAAAGACGTTGACTGCTTCTTGGG GCTCCACGATAGGAAGATCTGTGTGCTTGGCCTGTGTGCCCTCATTGACTTGGAGCATAGGCCCCAGGCTGTCAACCAGGTGGCCGGCCAACTGCTTCCCGCAGCCATCCTGCTCTTCAACGGCCTCAAGAGGGCCTACGCCTGTCAAGCAGAGAACGAGAATGAGGATGAAGAtgaagatggagatggagaggaggatgaggagaatg TCGAGCTGGGCAGTGATGAGGATGACATTGATGAGGAGGGCCAGGAGTACTTGGAGATGCTGGCCAAGCatgcaggagaggatggggatgaTGAGGACTGGGATGAGGATGACGCAGAGGAGACTGCACTGGAGGGCTACACTACAGCTGTAGATGACGAAGACAACCTGGTGGATGAATACCAGATCTTCAAGGCCATACTACAGA ATATCCAGACCCGTGACCCAGCATGGTACCAGGCACTCACACAAACCCTTGATGAGGAACAAGGAAAACACCTTCATGACATTGGCACACTTGCAGACCAGAGACGGGCAGCACATG AATCCAAAATGATCGAGAAGCACGGCGGATACAAGTTCACAGTGCCAGAGGTGGTGCCAACTAATTTCAACTTTGGAGGCAACGCTCCAGGAATGAATTGA
- the LOC115113741 gene encoding zinc finger protein 143-like isoform X3, whose protein sequence is MCVCSSGRATMLLAQINRDSQGIAEFQNLGGDTQQVTLCLAEAVSDGDQMDMDTVSLQAVTLADGSTAYIQHNPKVSISDGKFMDGQVIQLEDGSTAYVQHVSMPRAEEVNRWTGSPLCDVIGGDGLRLEDGQAVQLEDGTTAYIHTPKDTYDQNTLQAVQLEDGTTAYIQHTVQMPQTNTILAIQADGTVSDLNADGTLDQETINVLEQYTAKVEADDVNSVLMRAEQDCGVQMQIVLQRQSGRSSREQSTEKSFRCDYEGCGKLYTTAHHLKVHERYHTGDRPYLCDHLGCGKKFATGYGLKSHIRTHTGEKPYRCQEVHCAKSFKTSGDLQKHIRTHTGEKPFMCPFEGCGRSFTTSNIRKVHIRTHTGERPYYCAEPGCGRAFASATNYKNHVRIHTGEKPYVCTVPGCDKRFTEYSSLYKHHVVHTPCKPYNCNHCGKTYKQISTLAMHKRTAHNVTEPIEEEQEAYYEPPTEAIDDPSVNFAPVEEEEEESCSEQMTETEAIGQQHVQLITHPDGTQQVSISQADMQALGNTITMVTSDGTTFTVPSHEMLNADGTHSVTMVAADGTEEQVAIDLASFQGMQTEEGVHPVTLLATSNGTQIAVQLSEQPSLEEAIRIASRIQQGEMGLDD, encoded by the exons atgtgtgtgtgttcgtctgGCAGAGCGACAATGCTGTTGGCTCAGATTAACCGGGACTCCCAGGGCATTGCAGAGTTCCAAAATTTAGGTGGAGACACTCAGCAGGTCACCCTCTGTTTGGCAGAGGCTGTTTCAG ATGGCGATCAAATGGACATGGACACTGTGAGTTTACAGGCTGTGACCCTTGCAGATGGCTCTACAGCTTACATACAGCACAACCCTAAAG TCTCCATTTCAGATGGCAAGTTCATGGATGGACAGGTCATTCAGCTGGAGGATGGATCTACTGCATATGTCCAACATGTATCAATGCCAAGAGCAG AGGAGGTCAACAGATGGACAGGATCCCCTTTGTGTGATGTAATTGGAGGAGATGGTCTGAGACTTGAGGATGGTCAGGCTGTGCAGCTGGAAGATGGCACAACAGCTTACATCCACACACCAAAAG ATACATATGACCAGAATACCCTGCAGGCTGTTCAGCTGGAGGATGGCACCACAGCTTACATCCAGCACACAGTACAGATGCCCCAAACCAACACCATCCTGGCCATCCAGGCAGATGGAACAGTGTCAGACCTGAACGCTGATGGAACCCTCGACCAAGAGACCATCAACGTGCTGGAACAATACACCGCTAAG GTGGAAGCTGATGATGTCAACTCCGTACTGATGAGAGCTGAGCAAGATTGTGGTGTGCAGATGCAG ATTGTGCTTCAAAGGCAGAGTGGTCGTAGTTCTAGGGAGCAGTCGACAGAGAAATCTTTCCGCTGTGACTATGAGGGCTGTGGGAAACTCTACACAACCGCACACCATCTGAAG GTACATGAGAGGTACCACACAGGTGACCGGCCATATCTGTGTGATCATCTGGGCTGTGGAAAGAAGTTTGCTACAG GGTATGGTCTGAAAAGCCACATCAGGACACACACTGGTGAGAAGCCTTATCGCTGCCAGGAAGTGCACTGTGCAAAGTCGTTCAAGACGTCAGGTGACCTCCAAAAGCACATCAGAACCCACACAG GAGAGAAGCCATTCATGTGCCCATTTGAGGGGTGCGGGAGATCGTTTACTACCTCTAACATCAGGAAGGTGCACATtcgcacacacacaggggagaggcCTTACTACTGTGCAGAGCCTGGCTGTGGGCGAGCTTTCGCCAGTGCCACCAACTATAAGAACCACGTGAGGATCCACACAG gagagaagccttatgtATGCACAGTCCCAGGCTGTGACAAGCGGTTCACAGAGTACTCCAGCCTTTACAAACACCACGTTGTCCACACACCATGCAAGCCCTACAACTGCAACCACTGTGGGAAGACCTACAAGCAGATCTCTACCCTGGCCATGCACAAACGCACAGCGCATAACGTCACAGAGCCCATTGAGGAAGAGCAGGAGGCCTACTACGAACCCCCTACAG aggccATCGATGATCCCTCAGTGAATTTTGCCCCggttgaggaggaggaagaggagtccTGTTCGGAACAGATGACTGAGACTGAGGCCATTGGTCAGCAGCATGTGCAGCTCATAACACACCCGGATGGAACTCAACAG GTCAGTATCTCCCAGGCTGACATGCAGGCATTGGGAAATACAATTACCATGGTAACCAGTGATGGCACCACCTTCACGGTTCCTTCCCATGAAATGCTTAATGCAGATGGAACACATTCAGTCACCATGGTAGCAGCAGATGGTACAGAAGAGCAG GTGGCCATTGATTTGGCCTCATTTCAGGGCatgcagacagaggagggggtTCACCCTGTCACTCTGTTAGCCACCTCAAACGGCACACAGATCGCTGTCCAG CTCAGTGAACAACCTTCACTCGAAGAAGCCATCAGGATAGCATCAAGAATACAACAAGGAGAGATGGGATTGGATGATTAG
- the LOC115113741 gene encoding zinc finger protein 143-like isoform X4 → MCVCSSGRATMLLAQINRDSQGIAEFQNLGGDTQQVTLCLAEAVSDGDQMDMDTVSLQAVTLADGSTAYIQHNPKDGKFMDGQVIQLEDGSTAYVQHVSMPRAEEVNRWTGSPLCDVIGGDGLRLEDGQAVQLEDGTTAYIHTPKDTYDQNTLQAVQLEDGTTAYIQHTVQMPQTNTILAIQADGTVSDLNADGTLDQETINVLEQYTAKVEADDVNSVLMRAEQDCGVQMQIVLQRQSGRSSREQSTEKSFRCDYEGCGKLYTTAHHLKVHERYHTGDRPYLCDHLGCGKKFATGYGLKSHIRTHTGEKPYRCQEVHCAKSFKTSGDLQKHIRTHTGEKPFMCPFEGCGRSFTTSNIRKVHIRTHTGERPYYCAEPGCGRAFASATNYKNHVRIHTGEKPYVCTVPGCDKRFTEYSSLYKHHVVHTPCKPYNCNHCGKTYKQISTLAMHKRTAHNVTEPIEEEQEAYYEPPTEAIDDPSVNFAPVEEEEEESCSEQMTETEAIGQQHVQLITHPDGTQQVSISQADMQALGNTITMVTSDGTTFTVPSHEMLNADGTHSVTMVAADGTEEQVAIDLASFQGMQTEEGVHPVTLLATSNGTQIAVQLSEQPSLEEAIRIASRIQQGEMGLDD, encoded by the exons atgtgtgtgtgttcgtctgGCAGAGCGACAATGCTGTTGGCTCAGATTAACCGGGACTCCCAGGGCATTGCAGAGTTCCAAAATTTAGGTGGAGACACTCAGCAGGTCACCCTCTGTTTGGCAGAGGCTGTTTCAG ATGGCGATCAAATGGACATGGACACTGTGAGTTTACAGGCTGTGACCCTTGCAGATGGCTCTACAGCTTACATACAGCACAACCCTAAAG ATGGCAAGTTCATGGATGGACAGGTCATTCAGCTGGAGGATGGATCTACTGCATATGTCCAACATGTATCAATGCCAAGAGCAG AGGAGGTCAACAGATGGACAGGATCCCCTTTGTGTGATGTAATTGGAGGAGATGGTCTGAGACTTGAGGATGGTCAGGCTGTGCAGCTGGAAGATGGCACAACAGCTTACATCCACACACCAAAAG ATACATATGACCAGAATACCCTGCAGGCTGTTCAGCTGGAGGATGGCACCACAGCTTACATCCAGCACACAGTACAGATGCCCCAAACCAACACCATCCTGGCCATCCAGGCAGATGGAACAGTGTCAGACCTGAACGCTGATGGAACCCTCGACCAAGAGACCATCAACGTGCTGGAACAATACACCGCTAAG GTGGAAGCTGATGATGTCAACTCCGTACTGATGAGAGCTGAGCAAGATTGTGGTGTGCAGATGCAG ATTGTGCTTCAAAGGCAGAGTGGTCGTAGTTCTAGGGAGCAGTCGACAGAGAAATCTTTCCGCTGTGACTATGAGGGCTGTGGGAAACTCTACACAACCGCACACCATCTGAAG GTACATGAGAGGTACCACACAGGTGACCGGCCATATCTGTGTGATCATCTGGGCTGTGGAAAGAAGTTTGCTACAG GGTATGGTCTGAAAAGCCACATCAGGACACACACTGGTGAGAAGCCTTATCGCTGCCAGGAAGTGCACTGTGCAAAGTCGTTCAAGACGTCAGGTGACCTCCAAAAGCACATCAGAACCCACACAG GAGAGAAGCCATTCATGTGCCCATTTGAGGGGTGCGGGAGATCGTTTACTACCTCTAACATCAGGAAGGTGCACATtcgcacacacacaggggagaggcCTTACTACTGTGCAGAGCCTGGCTGTGGGCGAGCTTTCGCCAGTGCCACCAACTATAAGAACCACGTGAGGATCCACACAG gagagaagccttatgtATGCACAGTCCCAGGCTGTGACAAGCGGTTCACAGAGTACTCCAGCCTTTACAAACACCACGTTGTCCACACACCATGCAAGCCCTACAACTGCAACCACTGTGGGAAGACCTACAAGCAGATCTCTACCCTGGCCATGCACAAACGCACAGCGCATAACGTCACAGAGCCCATTGAGGAAGAGCAGGAGGCCTACTACGAACCCCCTACAG aggccATCGATGATCCCTCAGTGAATTTTGCCCCggttgaggaggaggaagaggagtccTGTTCGGAACAGATGACTGAGACTGAGGCCATTGGTCAGCAGCATGTGCAGCTCATAACACACCCGGATGGAACTCAACAG GTCAGTATCTCCCAGGCTGACATGCAGGCATTGGGAAATACAATTACCATGGTAACCAGTGATGGCACCACCTTCACGGTTCCTTCCCATGAAATGCTTAATGCAGATGGAACACATTCAGTCACCATGGTAGCAGCAGATGGTACAGAAGAGCAG GTGGCCATTGATTTGGCCTCATTTCAGGGCatgcagacagaggagggggtTCACCCTGTCACTCTGTTAGCCACCTCAAACGGCACACAGATCGCTGTCCAG CTCAGTGAACAACCTTCACTCGAAGAAGCCATCAGGATAGCATCAAGAATACAACAAGGAGAGATGGGATTGGATGATTAG
- the LOC115113741 gene encoding zinc finger protein 143-like isoform X2 translates to MLLAQINRDSQGIAEFQNLGGDTQQVTLCLAEAVSDGDQMDMDTVSLQAVTLADGSTAYIQHNPKVSISDGKFMDGQVIQLEDGSTAYVQHVSMPRAEEVNRWTGSPLCDVIGGDGLRLEDGQAVQLEDGTTAYIHTPKDTYDQNTLQAVQLEDGTTAYIQHTVQMPQTNTILAIQADGTVSDLNADGTLDQETINVLEQYTAKVEADDVNSVLMRAEQDCGVQMQVLYFSCLSMSYHIYHQLTLDTYFFQIVLQRQSGRSSREQSTEKSFRCDYEGCGKLYTTAHHLKVHERYHTGDRPYLCDHLGCGKKFATGYGLKSHIRTHTGEKPYRCQEVHCAKSFKTSGDLQKHIRTHTGEKPFMCPFEGCGRSFTTSNIRKVHIRTHTGERPYYCAEPGCGRAFASATNYKNHVRIHTGEKPYVCTVPGCDKRFTEYSSLYKHHVVHTPCKPYNCNHCGKTYKQISTLAMHKRTAHNVTEPIEEEQEAYYEPPTEAIDDPSVNFAPVEEEEEESCSEQMTETEAIGQQHVQLITHPDGTQQVSISQADMQALGNTITMVTSDGTTFTVPSHEMLNADGTHSVTMVAADGTEEQVAIDLASFQGMQTEEGVHPVTLLATSNGTQIAVQLSEQPSLEEAIRIASRIQQGEMGLDD, encoded by the exons ATGCTGTTGGCTCAGATTAACCGGGACTCCCAGGGCATTGCAGAGTTCCAAAATTTAGGTGGAGACACTCAGCAGGTCACCCTCTGTTTGGCAGAGGCTGTTTCAG ATGGCGATCAAATGGACATGGACACTGTGAGTTTACAGGCTGTGACCCTTGCAGATGGCTCTACAGCTTACATACAGCACAACCCTAAAG TCTCCATTTCAGATGGCAAGTTCATGGATGGACAGGTCATTCAGCTGGAGGATGGATCTACTGCATATGTCCAACATGTATCAATGCCAAGAGCAG AGGAGGTCAACAGATGGACAGGATCCCCTTTGTGTGATGTAATTGGAGGAGATGGTCTGAGACTTGAGGATGGTCAGGCTGTGCAGCTGGAAGATGGCACAACAGCTTACATCCACACACCAAAAG ATACATATGACCAGAATACCCTGCAGGCTGTTCAGCTGGAGGATGGCACCACAGCTTACATCCAGCACACAGTACAGATGCCCCAAACCAACACCATCCTGGCCATCCAGGCAGATGGAACAGTGTCAGACCTGAACGCTGATGGAACCCTCGACCAAGAGACCATCAACGTGCTGGAACAATACACCGCTAAG GTGGAAGCTGATGATGTCAACTCCGTACTGATGAGAGCTGAGCAAGATTGTGGTGTGCAGATGCAGGTACTATACTTCTCATGTTTATCTATGTCATATCATATTTACCACCAGCTTACATTGGATACATATTTCTTTCAGATTGTGCTTCAAAGGCAGAGTGGTCGTAGTTCTAGGGAGCAGTCGACAGAGAAATCTTTCCGCTGTGACTATGAGGGCTGTGGGAAACTCTACACAACCGCACACCATCTGAAG GTACATGAGAGGTACCACACAGGTGACCGGCCATATCTGTGTGATCATCTGGGCTGTGGAAAGAAGTTTGCTACAG GGTATGGTCTGAAAAGCCACATCAGGACACACACTGGTGAGAAGCCTTATCGCTGCCAGGAAGTGCACTGTGCAAAGTCGTTCAAGACGTCAGGTGACCTCCAAAAGCACATCAGAACCCACACAG GAGAGAAGCCATTCATGTGCCCATTTGAGGGGTGCGGGAGATCGTTTACTACCTCTAACATCAGGAAGGTGCACATtcgcacacacacaggggagaggcCTTACTACTGTGCAGAGCCTGGCTGTGGGCGAGCTTTCGCCAGTGCCACCAACTATAAGAACCACGTGAGGATCCACACAG gagagaagccttatgtATGCACAGTCCCAGGCTGTGACAAGCGGTTCACAGAGTACTCCAGCCTTTACAAACACCACGTTGTCCACACACCATGCAAGCCCTACAACTGCAACCACTGTGGGAAGACCTACAAGCAGATCTCTACCCTGGCCATGCACAAACGCACAGCGCATAACGTCACAGAGCCCATTGAGGAAGAGCAGGAGGCCTACTACGAACCCCCTACAG aggccATCGATGATCCCTCAGTGAATTTTGCCCCggttgaggaggaggaagaggagtccTGTTCGGAACAGATGACTGAGACTGAGGCCATTGGTCAGCAGCATGTGCAGCTCATAACACACCCGGATGGAACTCAACAG GTCAGTATCTCCCAGGCTGACATGCAGGCATTGGGAAATACAATTACCATGGTAACCAGTGATGGCACCACCTTCACGGTTCCTTCCCATGAAATGCTTAATGCAGATGGAACACATTCAGTCACCATGGTAGCAGCAGATGGTACAGAAGAGCAG GTGGCCATTGATTTGGCCTCATTTCAGGGCatgcagacagaggagggggtTCACCCTGTCACTCTGTTAGCCACCTCAAACGGCACACAGATCGCTGTCCAG CTCAGTGAACAACCTTCACTCGAAGAAGCCATCAGGATAGCATCAAGAATACAACAAGGAGAGATGGGATTGGATGATTAG
- the LOC115113741 gene encoding zinc finger protein 143-like isoform X1 — MCVCSSGRATMLLAQINRDSQGIAEFQNLGGDTQQVTLCLAEAVSDGDQMDMDTVSLQAVTLADGSTAYIQHNPKVSISDGKFMDGQVIQLEDGSTAYVQHVSMPRAEEVNRWTGSPLCDVIGGDGLRLEDGQAVQLEDGTTAYIHTPKDTYDQNTLQAVQLEDGTTAYIQHTVQMPQTNTILAIQADGTVSDLNADGTLDQETINVLEQYTAKVEADDVNSVLMRAEQDCGVQMQVLYFSCLSMSYHIYHQLTLDTYFFQIVLQRQSGRSSREQSTEKSFRCDYEGCGKLYTTAHHLKVHERYHTGDRPYLCDHLGCGKKFATGYGLKSHIRTHTGEKPYRCQEVHCAKSFKTSGDLQKHIRTHTGEKPFMCPFEGCGRSFTTSNIRKVHIRTHTGERPYYCAEPGCGRAFASATNYKNHVRIHTGEKPYVCTVPGCDKRFTEYSSLYKHHVVHTPCKPYNCNHCGKTYKQISTLAMHKRTAHNVTEPIEEEQEAYYEPPTEAIDDPSVNFAPVEEEEEESCSEQMTETEAIGQQHVQLITHPDGTQQVSISQADMQALGNTITMVTSDGTTFTVPSHEMLNADGTHSVTMVAADGTEEQVAIDLASFQGMQTEEGVHPVTLLATSNGTQIAVQLSEQPSLEEAIRIASRIQQGEMGLDD; from the exons atgtgtgtgtgttcgtctgGCAGAGCGACAATGCTGTTGGCTCAGATTAACCGGGACTCCCAGGGCATTGCAGAGTTCCAAAATTTAGGTGGAGACACTCAGCAGGTCACCCTCTGTTTGGCAGAGGCTGTTTCAG ATGGCGATCAAATGGACATGGACACTGTGAGTTTACAGGCTGTGACCCTTGCAGATGGCTCTACAGCTTACATACAGCACAACCCTAAAG TCTCCATTTCAGATGGCAAGTTCATGGATGGACAGGTCATTCAGCTGGAGGATGGATCTACTGCATATGTCCAACATGTATCAATGCCAAGAGCAG AGGAGGTCAACAGATGGACAGGATCCCCTTTGTGTGATGTAATTGGAGGAGATGGTCTGAGACTTGAGGATGGTCAGGCTGTGCAGCTGGAAGATGGCACAACAGCTTACATCCACACACCAAAAG ATACATATGACCAGAATACCCTGCAGGCTGTTCAGCTGGAGGATGGCACCACAGCTTACATCCAGCACACAGTACAGATGCCCCAAACCAACACCATCCTGGCCATCCAGGCAGATGGAACAGTGTCAGACCTGAACGCTGATGGAACCCTCGACCAAGAGACCATCAACGTGCTGGAACAATACACCGCTAAG GTGGAAGCTGATGATGTCAACTCCGTACTGATGAGAGCTGAGCAAGATTGTGGTGTGCAGATGCAGGTACTATACTTCTCATGTTTATCTATGTCATATCATATTTACCACCAGCTTACATTGGATACATATTTCTTTCAGATTGTGCTTCAAAGGCAGAGTGGTCGTAGTTCTAGGGAGCAGTCGACAGAGAAATCTTTCCGCTGTGACTATGAGGGCTGTGGGAAACTCTACACAACCGCACACCATCTGAAG GTACATGAGAGGTACCACACAGGTGACCGGCCATATCTGTGTGATCATCTGGGCTGTGGAAAGAAGTTTGCTACAG GGTATGGTCTGAAAAGCCACATCAGGACACACACTGGTGAGAAGCCTTATCGCTGCCAGGAAGTGCACTGTGCAAAGTCGTTCAAGACGTCAGGTGACCTCCAAAAGCACATCAGAACCCACACAG GAGAGAAGCCATTCATGTGCCCATTTGAGGGGTGCGGGAGATCGTTTACTACCTCTAACATCAGGAAGGTGCACATtcgcacacacacaggggagaggcCTTACTACTGTGCAGAGCCTGGCTGTGGGCGAGCTTTCGCCAGTGCCACCAACTATAAGAACCACGTGAGGATCCACACAG gagagaagccttatgtATGCACAGTCCCAGGCTGTGACAAGCGGTTCACAGAGTACTCCAGCCTTTACAAACACCACGTTGTCCACACACCATGCAAGCCCTACAACTGCAACCACTGTGGGAAGACCTACAAGCAGATCTCTACCCTGGCCATGCACAAACGCACAGCGCATAACGTCACAGAGCCCATTGAGGAAGAGCAGGAGGCCTACTACGAACCCCCTACAG aggccATCGATGATCCCTCAGTGAATTTTGCCCCggttgaggaggaggaagaggagtccTGTTCGGAACAGATGACTGAGACTGAGGCCATTGGTCAGCAGCATGTGCAGCTCATAACACACCCGGATGGAACTCAACAG GTCAGTATCTCCCAGGCTGACATGCAGGCATTGGGAAATACAATTACCATGGTAACCAGTGATGGCACCACCTTCACGGTTCCTTCCCATGAAATGCTTAATGCAGATGGAACACATTCAGTCACCATGGTAGCAGCAGATGGTACAGAAGAGCAG GTGGCCATTGATTTGGCCTCATTTCAGGGCatgcagacagaggagggggtTCACCCTGTCACTCTGTTAGCCACCTCAAACGGCACACAGATCGCTGTCCAG CTCAGTGAACAACCTTCACTCGAAGAAGCCATCAGGATAGCATCAAGAATACAACAAGGAGAGATGGGATTGGATGATTAG